Part of the Desulfobacterales bacterium genome, AAATATGGCCTTTTCATCGTTTTAGCTAAAAAAAATAGCATAAAAATTCCTCCGACTTATGATTTATTTTTTTGGTTCTTTAAGTGCCTTCTTTATACGCTTTAATCTTTATTTTTATTTTCATTATGTTGTTTCCTAAAATAAAATAAAAAAGCTTAATGATATTACTTTTAACTTCAATCTAAGCTCTTCTGCAAGAATTTTTTTCAATCATATTTTTTTCTTGAACTTTTTCAAACAAAATATATCATACAATAAAAATAATATCTTAATTCAAGGAGAAAACTATGGCAAAAACAGCAATCATTCAAACTCGTATTGATCCTAAAATAAAAAAAAATGCGCAAAGCATATTAAAATCATTAAATATATCAATGTCGGACGCTATTTCGGCATATCTTTCAAAAATAGCCTTGCATAAAGGAATTCCTTTTGACATTGAAATTCCTAATAAAGTTACAGCTAAAACGC contains:
- a CDS encoding type II toxin-antitoxin system RelB/DinJ family antitoxin codes for the protein MAKTAIIQTRIDPKIKKNAQSILKSLNISMSDAISAYLSKIALHKGIPFDIEIPNKVTAKTLKNTENGNEIHKVNSITQLFQELDS